In the Kribbella sp. NBC_00482 genome, one interval contains:
- a CDS encoding ABC transporter ATP-binding protein, with translation MQESVGLTGDDLRLGYHGRQVVDGASLHIEAASVTALVGPNGSGKSTLLRALARLHHPDAGSITFPGGGNALDLSAKEFARKVTLLSQSRPTPNGVSVRDVVGYGRHPYRSRWRNDDADGPRAIEHAMSVTGVTAMAERGVDELSGGELQRVWLATCLAQNTGVLLLDEPTTFLDLRYQIEILDLMRELADEHGVAVGVVLHDLNQAAAVADRIALLDQGRVRATGTPEEVLQADALTETYGITIEVGTDPATGLVSTRPIGKHLTRVTTT, from the coding sequence ATGCAGGAATCGGTGGGGCTGACAGGCGACGACCTGCGGCTCGGGTATCACGGCCGCCAGGTGGTCGACGGCGCCTCGCTGCACATCGAGGCCGCGAGCGTGACCGCGCTCGTCGGACCGAACGGCAGCGGGAAGTCGACGCTGTTGCGCGCCCTCGCCCGCCTGCACCACCCGGACGCCGGGAGCATCACCTTCCCCGGCGGCGGCAACGCGCTCGACCTTTCGGCGAAGGAGTTCGCCCGCAAGGTGACGTTGCTGTCGCAGTCCCGGCCGACGCCGAACGGCGTCAGCGTCCGCGACGTCGTGGGCTACGGGCGGCATCCGTACCGCAGCCGCTGGCGCAACGACGACGCGGACGGTCCGCGGGCGATCGAGCACGCCATGAGCGTCACCGGAGTTACGGCGATGGCCGAGCGCGGCGTCGACGAACTCTCCGGCGGCGAACTGCAGCGGGTCTGGCTCGCCACGTGTCTCGCGCAGAACACCGGCGTACTCCTGCTCGACGAACCGACCACGTTCCTCGACCTGCGCTACCAGATCGAGATCCTCGACCTGATGCGCGAACTCGCCGACGAGCACGGGGTCGCCGTCGGCGTCGTACTGCACGACCTGAACCAGGCCGCCGCGGTGGCGGACCGGATCGCGCTGCTCGATCAGGGGCGAGTACGCGCGACCGGAACGCCGGAAGAGGTACTCCAGGCCGACGCGCTCACCGAGACGTACGGCATCACCATCGAGGTCGGCACCGATCCGGCCACCGGGCTGGTCAGCACCCGCCCCATCGGCAAGCACCTGACCCGCGTCACAACTACCTGA
- a CDS encoding iron-siderophore ABC transporter substrate-binding protein translates to MRRTAIALIAAALFGLTACGTSEPAASDDASQAAAQPVSLTDARNKKLDLKAPATKVVALEWGAAENLVSLGVMPVGVADTKGYTNWVTAAKLDPSVKDVGTRGEASVDAIVALNPDLVITTTDEAANTIAQIEKATPVLVIRGADAANAIPQMKTNLDLIGQAVGKSEQAKQLNADFDKAVADGKQKIADAGKAGTGFTMADGYKQGSTISIRMYTTGSLLGAVTTELGLKNGWTGAGDKDYGLAQTDLEGLTKLPDGAFLYIANKNDGGDVFDGDLAGNAIWKNLPFVKSGQVHRLPDGIWMFGGPKSTEQFIDAAVQAVTS, encoded by the coding sequence ATGAGACGAACCGCCATCGCCCTGATCGCTGCTGCCCTGTTCGGCCTGACGGCCTGCGGCACGAGTGAACCCGCCGCGTCGGACGACGCCAGCCAAGCCGCCGCGCAGCCGGTGTCGCTGACCGACGCCCGGAACAAGAAGCTCGACCTGAAAGCGCCGGCCACCAAGGTGGTCGCACTGGAGTGGGGCGCGGCCGAGAACCTGGTGTCGCTCGGTGTGATGCCGGTCGGGGTCGCGGACACCAAGGGCTACACGAACTGGGTCACCGCGGCCAAGCTCGACCCGTCCGTGAAGGACGTCGGGACCCGCGGCGAGGCCAGCGTCGACGCGATCGTTGCCCTCAACCCCGATCTGGTGATCACCACCACCGACGAGGCGGCGAACACGATCGCGCAGATCGAGAAGGCCACGCCGGTACTCGTGATCCGCGGCGCGGACGCCGCGAACGCGATCCCGCAGATGAAGACCAACCTGGACCTGATCGGGCAGGCGGTCGGGAAGTCGGAGCAGGCCAAGCAGCTGAACGCCGACTTCGACAAGGCGGTTGCCGACGGCAAGCAGAAGATCGCGGACGCCGGCAAGGCGGGCACCGGCTTCACGATGGCGGACGGGTACAAGCAGGGCAGCACGATCTCGATCCGGATGTACACGACCGGCTCGCTGCTCGGCGCGGTCACCACCGAACTGGGTCTGAAGAACGGCTGGACCGGCGCCGGTGACAAGGATTACGGCCTCGCGCAGACCGACCTCGAGGGCCTGACCAAGCTGCCCGACGGCGCCTTCCTCTACATCGCGAACAAGAACGACGGCGGCGACGTGTTCGACGGCGACCTGGCCGGCAACGCGATCTGGAAGAACCTCCCGTTCGTGAAGTCGGGCCAGGTCCACCGCCTTCCGGACGGCATCTGGATGTTCGGCGGCCCGAAGTCCACCGAGCAGTTCATCGATGCCGCAGTCCAGGCAGTCACCTCTTGA
- a CDS encoding iron ABC transporter permease, translating into MATPAPEVESLRQPVRRIRVAGLFVLACVAIVVLAAVHLTQGTSSVGASDLVRLVFGQGTDNAANVLVASRLPRLLAGVLVGVALGVAGAGLQSLARNPLASPDTLGVNAGAYLAVVVVAAFGVSLPVLPAGGIAFVGGLAAAGLVLALSAGGSTGPTRLILAGSAVAMALGGVTTLMLLLFREETVGTFAWGAGTLVQTDLHAVTQMAPVVAVGIVGAFLLAANLDVLTLGDDTASVLGVNVRRTRVLTTLVTVLLSAAAVTVAGPVGFVGLVAPVLIRLLAPLVPGVLRHRVLLPLSGLAGVLVVLASDVVLRAAFGGQAGVEIPTGIMTMVVGAVVLIWLARKHRDSGPSRSPAGTGSGLRSRRTFLLVAAGLVALLIAAVLTAMLTGDAFLRTGDLVNWINGRSGRAITYVLDQRFPRVVSAVLCGAALAIAGTTVQAVCRNPLAEPGILGITGGAGVGAIATLILLPSASIWLLSGVAAAAAVITFGLVYLISWRGGLSSDRLVLIGVGVSSAATAIITLLIVATDPWNLSLAMTWLSGSTYGRTLPQVAPVALALLVLTPFIVHVRRELDLLALDDDVPRILGVRLERTRLLALLASALLTAAAVSAIGVVGFVGLVAPHAARALVGGRHARILPVAALLGAILVSLADSLGRTVLAPAQIPAGLLTALIGAPYFVYLLWRTRVPVR; encoded by the coding sequence GTGGCAACGCCGGCGCCGGAGGTCGAAAGCCTCCGGCAGCCGGTACGCAGGATCCGGGTCGCGGGCCTCTTCGTGCTCGCGTGCGTCGCCATCGTCGTACTTGCCGCCGTACATCTGACTCAGGGGACCTCATCGGTCGGCGCGAGCGACCTGGTGCGGCTGGTGTTCGGGCAAGGGACCGACAACGCGGCGAACGTGCTGGTGGCCTCGCGGCTGCCGCGGTTGCTGGCCGGGGTGCTCGTCGGTGTGGCGTTGGGTGTAGCGGGAGCCGGGCTGCAGTCGTTGGCCCGGAACCCGCTCGCCTCGCCGGACACGTTGGGGGTCAACGCCGGCGCCTACCTGGCAGTGGTCGTGGTGGCGGCGTTCGGGGTGTCGTTGCCGGTCCTGCCGGCTGGTGGGATCGCTTTCGTCGGCGGGCTCGCGGCCGCAGGCCTGGTACTGGCGTTGTCCGCCGGCGGCTCGACCGGGCCGACGCGGCTGATCCTGGCGGGATCGGCGGTCGCGATGGCGCTGGGCGGAGTGACGACGCTGATGCTGCTGCTCTTCCGCGAGGAGACCGTCGGCACCTTCGCCTGGGGCGCCGGCACCCTGGTCCAGACGGACCTGCACGCGGTCACCCAGATGGCCCCGGTCGTTGCCGTCGGCATCGTCGGAGCGTTCCTCCTGGCCGCGAACCTCGACGTCCTCACGCTCGGCGACGACACCGCCTCGGTCCTCGGCGTCAACGTACGCCGGACGCGCGTGCTCACCACCCTCGTCACCGTCCTGCTCTCCGCGGCAGCCGTCACGGTCGCGGGACCGGTCGGTTTCGTCGGCCTGGTCGCCCCGGTCCTGATCCGGCTGCTCGCCCCGCTCGTCCCCGGTGTGCTCCGGCACCGCGTCCTGCTCCCGCTCTCCGGTCTCGCCGGTGTTCTCGTCGTACTGGCGTCGGACGTCGTACTGCGCGCCGCGTTCGGCGGCCAAGCCGGCGTGGAGATCCCGACCGGCATCATGACGATGGTGGTCGGTGCGGTCGTCCTGATCTGGCTGGCCCGGAAGCATCGCGACTCCGGTCCGAGCCGCTCGCCCGCCGGCACCGGCAGCGGACTCCGCAGCCGCCGGACCTTCCTACTCGTGGCCGCGGGCCTGGTCGCTCTCCTGATCGCCGCCGTACTCACCGCGATGCTCACCGGCGACGCGTTCCTGCGCACCGGCGACCTCGTGAACTGGATCAACGGCCGCTCCGGACGGGCGATCACCTACGTTCTCGACCAGCGCTTCCCCCGCGTCGTCTCCGCCGTACTGTGCGGTGCCGCGCTCGCGATCGCCGGTACGACGGTGCAGGCCGTGTGCCGCAACCCGCTCGCGGAACCCGGCATCCTCGGGATCACCGGCGGCGCCGGCGTCGGCGCGATCGCCACCCTCATCCTGTTGCCGTCAGCAAGCATCTGGCTGCTGTCCGGGGTCGCCGCGGCGGCTGCGGTGATCACCTTCGGACTCGTGTACCTGATCTCCTGGCGCGGCGGGCTCAGCTCCGACCGGCTGGTGCTGATCGGCGTCGGCGTCTCGTCGGCCGCGACTGCGATCATCACGCTGCTGATCGTCGCCACCGACCCGTGGAACCTGAGTCTCGCGATGACCTGGCTCTCCGGCAGCACGTACGGCCGGACGCTCCCGCAGGTCGCCCCTGTCGCGCTAGCACTGCTAGTACTCACGCCGTTCATCGTGCACGTACGGCGTGAGCTCGATCTGCTCGCGCTGGACGACGACGTACCGCGCATCCTCGGCGTACGGCTCGAGCGGACCCGTTTGCTAGCACTGCTAGCGTCCGCGCTCCTGACGGCAGCAGCCGTGTCCGCGATCGGCGTGGTCGGCTTCGTCGGCCTCGTCGCTCCGCACGCCGCCCGCGCACTGGTCGGCGGTCGCCACGCCCGGATCCTCCCGGTCGCCGCGCTCCTCGGCGCGATCCTGGTCAGCCTCGCGGACAGCCTCGGCCGCACGGTCCTGGCCCCCGCCCAAATCCCAGCCGGCCTCCTGACCGCCCTCATCGGAGCGCCGTACTTCGTCTACCTACTCTGGCGAACACGGGTGCCCGTGCGCTGA
- a CDS encoding HhH-GPD-type base excision DNA repair protein, producing MLRELHLTGNPDADKLLNDDPFALLVGMLLDQQYPMEHAFSGPLKIANRMDGFDLHKIAATDLETFVELSVTPPAIHRYGGSMARRVHALAQEIIEKYDGETANIWLSGRPKPDGAEVLKRLRALPGFGEQKAKIFLALLGKQRGVAPKGWREAAGSYGDRGSRRSIADVTDAASLGEVRSFKKAAKAAAKA from the coding sequence ATGCTGCGCGAATTGCACCTCACCGGCAATCCGGATGCCGACAAGTTGCTCAACGACGACCCGTTCGCCTTGCTGGTCGGCATGCTCCTCGACCAGCAGTACCCGATGGAGCACGCCTTCTCGGGTCCGTTGAAGATCGCGAACCGGATGGACGGTTTCGACCTGCACAAGATCGCCGCGACCGACCTGGAGACGTTCGTCGAACTCTCCGTCACCCCGCCGGCGATCCACCGGTACGGCGGCTCGATGGCCCGCCGCGTGCACGCCCTCGCGCAGGAGATCATCGAGAAGTACGACGGTGAGACCGCGAACATCTGGCTCTCCGGCCGCCCGAAGCCGGACGGCGCCGAGGTGCTGAAGCGGTTACGGGCGCTGCCTGGATTCGGCGAGCAGAAGGCGAAGATCTTCCTGGCCCTGCTCGGCAAGCAGCGCGGCGTGGCCCCGAAGGGCTGGCGCGAAGCCGCGGGCAGCTACGGCGACCGAGGCTCCCGCCGCTCCATCGCCGACGTCACCGACGCCGCCTCCCTCGGCGAGGTCCGCTCCTTCAAGAAGGCCGCAAAGGCAGCCGCGAAGGCGTAA
- a CDS encoding TIGR03086 family metal-binding protein — MDIRDLDRRAGAVLGEVVMQVRPEHLWFPTPCPDWTVRGLMRHLVSQNEGLAAAALNGSASVHVWTGGRLGDNPAGAYRRSNVGVADAFADGGALDRLVEVREFGSFPRRIALTFHQLDCVVHAWDLARAIDVSYNPPPDMVELALTLARRIPDTEANRGSGYAFERSVKVSGTAPDLDQLLGLLGRNPEWVSPLD, encoded by the coding sequence ATGGATATCCGGGATCTGGATCGCAGGGCCGGCGCGGTGCTCGGGGAAGTCGTGATGCAGGTACGGCCCGAGCACCTGTGGTTTCCCACCCCGTGCCCCGACTGGACGGTGCGGGGACTGATGCGCCATCTGGTCAGCCAGAACGAGGGCCTCGCCGCGGCCGCGCTGAACGGCTCCGCCTCCGTCCACGTCTGGACCGGCGGTCGCCTCGGCGACAACCCGGCCGGCGCCTACCGCCGCTCCAACGTGGGGGTCGCGGACGCGTTCGCCGACGGCGGCGCGCTGGACCGGCTGGTGGAGGTCCGCGAGTTCGGATCGTTCCCGCGCCGGATCGCGCTGACCTTCCACCAGCTCGACTGCGTCGTGCACGCCTGGGACCTGGCCCGCGCGATCGACGTCTCGTACAACCCGCCGCCGGACATGGTCGAGCTGGCACTCACCCTGGCCCGCCGGATCCCCGACACCGAGGCGAACCGCGGCTCCGGCTACGCGTTCGAACGCAGCGTGAAGGTCTCCGGCACGGCCCCCGACCTCGACCAGCTACTCGGCCTCCTCGGCCGCAACCCCGAGTGGGTGTCCCCGCTCGACTGA
- a CDS encoding FAD-dependent monooxygenase has product MKTVLISGGGIAGPALAFWLRRFGFVPTVVEIASAPRPGGQTVDLRGVSRVVAERMGLMPAVAERQLHERGLAYVKADGRQAAAMPAELFDGAGPVAEIEILRGDLAGILADATSEVEYLYGDSVAELTQDPSGVDVTFASGTRRRFDLVIGADGVHSRVRRLAFGPEEEFVHHLGGYTSYFTIEAPEDLGHWMKLHTAPGGRWVGLRPDRDPRFVKALLSFRSPVLTYDRRDVEAQKQLVRSSFEGLGWHTKHILNGLDAADDFYLDSISRVEVPEWSRGRVALVGDAGYCGSPMAGHGTALSLVGAYVLAGELAAAQGDHVRAFPAYQARMQAYVEQRMELPPGGIKMAMPMSGIGIAYRDFVLRVMTSRLLAGVLAKSAVAKPDAIELPDYSVERGHPLGVAAEEAE; this is encoded by the coding sequence ATGAAGACTGTGCTGATTTCCGGTGGTGGGATTGCGGGGCCGGCGCTGGCGTTCTGGTTGCGGCGGTTCGGGTTCGTGCCGACCGTGGTCGAGATCGCGTCCGCGCCGCGGCCGGGTGGGCAGACCGTGGACCTGCGCGGGGTGTCGCGGGTGGTCGCCGAGCGGATGGGGCTGATGCCGGCCGTCGCCGAGCGGCAGCTGCACGAACGCGGGCTCGCCTACGTGAAGGCCGACGGGCGGCAGGCCGCGGCGATGCCCGCGGAGCTGTTCGACGGGGCCGGGCCGGTCGCGGAGATCGAGATCCTGCGCGGCGATCTCGCCGGGATCCTCGCCGACGCGACGAGTGAGGTGGAGTACCTGTACGGCGACTCGGTCGCCGAACTGACGCAGGATCCGAGCGGCGTCGACGTGACGTTCGCGAGTGGGACGCGTCGGCGGTTCGATCTCGTGATCGGCGCGGACGGGGTGCACTCCCGGGTACGGCGGCTCGCGTTCGGGCCGGAGGAGGAGTTCGTGCACCACCTCGGCGGCTACACGTCGTACTTCACGATCGAGGCGCCGGAAGATCTGGGGCACTGGATGAAGCTCCACACCGCGCCAGGCGGACGCTGGGTCGGTCTGCGGCCGGATCGCGATCCGCGGTTCGTGAAGGCGCTGTTGAGCTTCCGGTCGCCGGTGCTCACCTACGACCGGCGTGATGTCGAGGCGCAGAAGCAGCTGGTGCGGTCGAGCTTCGAGGGTCTCGGCTGGCACACCAAGCACATCCTGAACGGGTTGGACGCGGCCGACGACTTCTACCTCGACAGCATCAGCCGGGTCGAGGTGCCGGAGTGGTCCCGCGGCCGGGTCGCGCTGGTCGGGGACGCCGGGTACTGCGGTTCACCGATGGCCGGCCACGGTACGGCGCTCTCACTCGTCGGCGCGTACGTGCTGGCGGGCGAGCTGGCCGCTGCGCAGGGCGATCACGTCCGTGCGTTCCCCGCGTACCAGGCCCGGATGCAGGCGTACGTCGAGCAGCGGATGGAGTTGCCGCCCGGCGGGATCAAGATGGCGATGCCGATGAGCGGGATCGGGATCGCCTACCGCGACTTCGTGCTGCGGGTGATGACGTCCCGGCTGCTGGCCGGCGTACTGGCGAAGTCTGCCGTGGCGAAGCCGGACGCGATCGAGCTGCCGGACTACTCAGTCGAGCGGGGACACCCACTCGGGGTTGCGGCCGAGGAGGCCGAGTAG
- a CDS encoding NADPH-dependent 2,4-dienoyl-CoA reductase, protein MTAYPHLLEPLDLGHVVLPNRVIMGSMHTGLEDRLSDLPKLAAYFAERARGGVGLMVTGGYAPNRTGWLTPFGSTLVNRRQARKHRLLTDAVHAEGSRIALQILHAGRYSYHPFSVSASALKAPINPFKPRALSDRGVRKQIEAYVDCAALAREAGYDGVEIMGSEGYFINQFLSERTNKRTDHWGGSPENRRRLAVEIVRRTRERVGDDFLIIYRLSMADLVEGGQTWDDVVALGKEIEAAGASIINTGIGWHEARVPTIVTSVPRAAFTSVTAAFKPHVKIPVVTSNRINLPQVAEEVLARGDADLVSMARPFLADPEWVLKATTDRADEINVCIACNQACLDHVFAKKKASCMVNPRAARETELQLLPTRRSKSIAVVGAGPAGLAAAVTAAERGHRVELFEADAEIGGQFGIAQQIPGKEEFAETIRYYRRRLELTGVKLHLGRRAGADDLAGFDEIVLATGVVPRVPAIPGIDHPKVLSYVEVVREHQPVGDTVAVIGAGGIGVDVSEFLTTTSPDLAGWKAEWGVGDPTQLPGALAVPQPEPSLRKVYLLQRKAGKIGAGLGKTTGWVHRAALKNKQVEQLRGVNYERIDDEGLHVTFGPKREKARVLAVDTVVVCAGQEPVRDLAEALRATGRPVHLIGGADVAAELDAKRAIEQATRLALAL, encoded by the coding sequence ATGACTGCTTATCCACACCTGCTGGAGCCGCTCGATCTCGGCCATGTCGTGTTGCCGAACCGGGTGATCATGGGGTCGATGCACACCGGGCTCGAGGACCGGTTGAGCGATCTGCCCAAGCTGGCGGCGTACTTCGCCGAGCGTGCTCGCGGTGGTGTCGGCCTGATGGTGACCGGCGGTTACGCGCCGAACCGCACCGGCTGGCTGACGCCGTTCGGATCGACCCTCGTCAACCGGCGACAGGCCCGCAAGCATCGCCTCCTGACCGATGCCGTGCACGCCGAGGGCAGCCGGATCGCGCTCCAGATCCTGCACGCCGGCCGGTACTCGTACCACCCGTTCAGCGTCTCCGCCTCCGCCCTGAAGGCGCCGATCAACCCCTTCAAGCCGCGCGCCCTGTCCGACCGCGGCGTCCGCAAGCAGATCGAGGCGTACGTCGACTGCGCGGCGCTCGCCCGCGAGGCCGGATACGACGGCGTCGAGATCATGGGGTCCGAGGGGTACTTCATCAACCAGTTCCTGTCCGAGCGGACGAACAAGCGGACCGACCACTGGGGCGGCAGCCCGGAGAACCGGCGCCGGCTCGCGGTGGAGATCGTCCGGCGGACCCGGGAACGGGTCGGCGACGACTTCCTGATCATCTACCGGCTGTCGATGGCCGACCTGGTCGAGGGCGGGCAGACCTGGGACGACGTGGTTGCGCTGGGCAAGGAGATCGAGGCGGCCGGAGCGTCCATCATCAACACCGGGATCGGCTGGCACGAGGCGCGCGTCCCGACCATCGTCACGTCCGTGCCGCGCGCCGCGTTCACCAGCGTGACCGCGGCGTTCAAGCCGCACGTGAAGATCCCGGTCGTCACGTCGAACCGGATCAACCTTCCGCAGGTCGCCGAGGAGGTCCTGGCCCGCGGCGACGCCGACCTGGTCAGTATGGCGCGCCCGTTCCTGGCCGATCCGGAGTGGGTGCTCAAGGCAACGACTGACCGGGCCGACGAGATCAACGTCTGTATCGCCTGCAACCAGGCGTGTCTGGATCATGTGTTCGCGAAGAAGAAGGCGAGCTGCATGGTCAATCCGCGGGCGGCCCGCGAGACCGAACTGCAGTTGCTGCCGACCCGGCGTTCCAAGAGCATCGCTGTCGTCGGGGCCGGACCGGCCGGTCTGGCCGCGGCGGTGACTGCGGCCGAGCGCGGGCATCGCGTCGAGTTGTTCGAGGCGGATGCAGAGATCGGCGGACAGTTCGGCATCGCCCAGCAGATCCCGGGCAAGGAGGAGTTCGCCGAGACGATCCGGTACTACCGGCGGCGGCTCGAGCTGACCGGCGTCAAGCTGCACCTCGGACGCCGCGCCGGCGCCGACGACCTGGCCGGGTTCGACGAGATCGTGCTCGCGACCGGCGTCGTACCGCGGGTGCCAGCGATCCCCGGCATCGATCACCCCAAGGTGCTCTCGTACGTCGAGGTCGTCCGCGAACATCAACCCGTCGGGGACACGGTCGCGGTGATCGGGGCCGGCGGGATCGGGGTGGATGTCAGCGAGTTCCTGACCACGACGTCGCCGGATCTCGCAGGATGGAAGGCGGAGTGGGGTGTCGGCGATCCGACGCAGCTCCCGGGTGCGCTCGCCGTACCGCAGCCGGAACCGTCGCTGCGCAAGGTGTATCTGCTGCAGCGCAAGGCCGGGAAGATCGGTGCCGGGCTCGGGAAGACGACCGGGTGGGTGCATCGGGCGGCGCTGAAGAACAAGCAGGTCGAGCAGCTGCGGGGCGTGAACTACGAACGCATCGACGACGAAGGTCTGCATGTCACGTTCGGCCCGAAACGCGAGAAGGCGCGGGTGCTGGCCGTCGACACGGTCGTCGTCTGCGCCGGCCAGGAACCGGTCCGCGACCTCGCCGAGGCACTCCGCGCCACCGGCCGACCCGTCCACCTGATCGGCGGAGCGGACGTGGCCGCCGAACTCGACGCGAAGCGAGCCATCGAGCAAGCGACGCGGCTGGCTCTCGCGCTCTGA
- a CDS encoding PadR family transcriptional regulator — MALEHAILVSLTERAGSGYELARRFDRSIGYFWPATHQQIYRVLRRMDEAGWVTHTEIAQDGRPDKKVYRVAAAGRAELSRWLAEPEDPAVLRDGLGVKLRGASLGSVELVLKEIERHRAEHATRLEVYRGIQRRDFPKPSGLRGRELHQYLVLRGGVRAEESFVNWCDEVIEALRKDNR; from the coding sequence ATGGCGCTGGAGCACGCGATTCTGGTTTCGCTGACCGAGCGGGCCGGGTCCGGGTACGAACTGGCCCGGCGGTTCGACCGGTCGATCGGGTACTTCTGGCCGGCCACGCACCAGCAGATCTACCGGGTGCTGCGGCGGATGGACGAGGCGGGCTGGGTCACGCACACCGAGATCGCCCAGGACGGCCGTCCGGACAAGAAGGTCTACCGGGTCGCGGCGGCCGGGCGTGCGGAGTTGTCGCGGTGGCTGGCCGAGCCGGAGGATCCCGCCGTACTGCGGGACGGCCTGGGCGTGAAGCTCCGCGGTGCCTCGCTCGGCTCGGTCGAGCTCGTGCTGAAGGAGATTGAGCGGCACCGGGCCGAGCACGCGACGCGACTCGAGGTGTACCGCGGGATCCAGCGACGCGACTTCCCGAAGCCGTCCGGCCTGCGCGGCCGCGAGCTGCACCAATACCTCGTACTGCGCGGCGGTGTCCGCGCCGAAGAGTCGTTCGTGAACTGGTGTGACGAAGTGATCGAAGCCCTCCGGAAGGACAACCGATGA
- a CDS encoding cation:proton antiporter regulatory subunit has translation MNHPTKTTLPGIGVRYDLVTDAGKHVSVVVHNDGRRFLGFHNPEDDDECQASVPLGQGEAAALAQLLIPEQLDPVRGEIEIDLVTEHIPITAKSPYSGRTLGDTQARSRTGASIVAVLRRTGATPSPTPDFRFAIGDTLVVVGTREGVDAVADLIAGG, from the coding sequence ATGAACCACCCGACCAAGACGACGTTGCCCGGTATCGGTGTGCGGTACGACCTGGTCACCGACGCGGGGAAGCATGTGTCGGTGGTGGTGCACAACGACGGCCGGCGGTTCCTCGGCTTCCACAACCCCGAGGACGACGACGAGTGCCAGGCCAGCGTGCCGTTAGGTCAGGGCGAGGCGGCCGCGCTCGCGCAGCTGCTGATCCCGGAGCAGCTCGACCCGGTCCGCGGCGAGATCGAGATCGACCTGGTCACCGAGCACATCCCGATCACCGCCAAGTCGCCGTACTCCGGCCGGACGCTCGGCGACACCCAGGCCCGCAGCCGCACCGGCGCGTCGATCGTCGCGGTACTGCGGCGTACCGGGGCGACGCCGTCGCCGACGCCGGACTTCCGGTTCGCGATCGGCGACACCCTGGTCGTGGTCGGCACCCGTGAGGGCGTCGACGCCGTGGCCGATCTGATCGCGGGGGGCTGA
- a CDS encoding cation:proton antiporter produces MHENITALLIELGAVILALGILGRIAGRLGFSPIPLYLLAGLAFGHGGFLPLAASEEFVATGAEIGVILLLLLLGLEYTASDLVSTLKTQYISGAVDFLLNALPGAAVALLLGWGPVAAVALAGVTWISSSGVIAKVVGDLGRLGNRETPVILGILVLEDLSMAVYLPILTALLAGVGLAGGSMTLLISLGTVSVVLFIALRYGRVISRAVSSDNPEMLLLVVLGLTLLVAGIAQQLQVSAAVGAFLVGIALSGEVAHGARNLLSPLRDLFAAVFFVFFGLSTDPAKIPPVLAIAFGLAILTAFTKILTGWYAARRAGISTAGRWRAGGTLVARGEFSIVIAGLAVGVEPKLGPLATAYVLILVILGPVAARYTEPLARRLTRKPTKPAEAPAAERLDDTANTAS; encoded by the coding sequence ATGCACGAGAACATCACCGCCCTGCTGATCGAGCTGGGCGCGGTCATCCTTGCCCTGGGCATCCTCGGCCGGATCGCCGGCCGCCTCGGCTTCTCACCGATTCCCCTTTATTTGCTTGCCGGTCTGGCGTTCGGGCACGGCGGTTTCCTGCCGCTGGCCGCGAGCGAGGAGTTCGTCGCCACCGGCGCCGAGATCGGCGTGATCCTGCTGCTGTTGCTGCTCGGGCTCGAGTACACCGCCTCCGATCTCGTCAGCACGCTGAAGACGCAGTACATCTCCGGAGCAGTCGACTTCCTGCTCAACGCGTTGCCCGGCGCGGCCGTCGCGTTGCTGCTCGGCTGGGGTCCGGTCGCGGCGGTCGCACTGGCCGGCGTCACCTGGATCTCGTCGTCCGGCGTGATCGCGAAGGTCGTCGGCGATCTCGGCCGGCTGGGCAACCGGGAGACGCCGGTGATCCTCGGGATCCTGGTGCTCGAGGACCTGTCGATGGCGGTCTACCTGCCGATCCTCACCGCGCTGCTGGCCGGCGTCGGTCTGGCCGGCGGGAGCATGACCCTGCTCATCTCGCTCGGGACGGTGAGCGTGGTGCTGTTCATCGCGCTCCGGTACGGACGTGTCATCAGCCGGGCCGTTTCCTCGGACAACCCGGAGATGCTGCTGCTCGTCGTCCTCGGCCTCACGCTGCTCGTTGCGGGAATCGCGCAGCAGTTGCAGGTGTCGGCGGCGGTCGGCGCGTTCCTGGTCGGCATCGCGTTGTCCGGCGAGGTCGCCCACGGCGCCCGCAATCTGCTCAGCCCGCTGCGCGACCTGTTCGCCGCGGTCTTCTTCGTGTTCTTCGGGTTGAGCACCGATCCGGCGAAGATTCCGCCGGTGCTGGCGATCGCGTTCGGGCTGGCGATCCTCACCGCCTTCACGAAGATCCTCACCGGTTGGTACGCCGCTCGACGCGCCGGCATCTCGACCGCGGGTCGTTGGCGAGCGGGCGGGACGCTGGTCGCGCGCGGTGAGTTCTCGATCGTCATCGCCGGCCTCGCGGTCGGTGTCGAACCGAAGCTCGGTCCGCTGGCCACGGCGTACGTGCTGATCCTGGTCATCCTCGGCCCGGTCGCCGCCCGCTACACCGAGCCGCTGGCACGCCGCCTGACCCGCAAACCCACCAAACCGGCCGAAGCCCCAGCCGCCGAACGCCTCGACGACACCGCAAACACAGCCAGCTGA